The Treponema medium genome has a window encoding:
- a CDS encoding glycerophosphodiester phosphodiesterase codes for MQKRTMLNIAHRGFRSRYPENTMLAFRKAVEAGCDGIEFDVHLSKDGEAVIIHDETVDRTTDGTGLVGQKTYHELKALNAAKPHPETIDFAPIPSLREYFEYIAEQPHIISNIELKTGVFVYEGIEEVVYRLMKEYKLIDRCIVSSFNHESVLRMKKIDSTVTCGLLVDSWQIHPETYVQNLGIECYHPSAYCVTPKLVAALHSADIRINPWFGSIQCDYRQLIEMGVDSLITDYPDRITALLKDLRPAAAD; via the coding sequence ATGCAAAAAAGAACGATGCTCAATATTGCACACAGGGGATTTCGCAGTCGGTACCCTGAAAACACCATGCTTGCCTTTCGGAAAGCGGTGGAAGCCGGCTGTGACGGAATAGAATTTGATGTACATCTTTCAAAAGATGGAGAAGCAGTTATTATTCATGATGAAACGGTTGACCGTACAACTGACGGTACAGGCTTGGTCGGACAGAAAACATACCATGAGTTAAAAGCGTTGAATGCCGCAAAGCCGCATCCCGAAACGATAGATTTTGCTCCGATCCCTTCATTGCGAGAATATTTTGAATATATTGCGGAACAGCCACACATCATTTCGAATATCGAATTAAAAACGGGTGTTTTTGTCTATGAAGGAATTGAAGAAGTTGTGTATCGGCTGATGAAGGAATATAAACTGATTGATCGCTGTATTGTATCGTCTTTTAATCACGAAAGCGTACTGCGGATGAAGAAGATCGATTCGACGGTAACGTGTGGGCTATTGGTAGACAGCTGGCAAATTCATCCTGAAACGTATGTGCAGAACCTCGGTATCGAATGTTATCACCCGTCGGCATATTGTGTAACACCTAAACTGGTTGCAGCTTTGCACAGTGCCGATATCCGAATCAATCCGTGGTTTGGCAGTATTCAATGCGATTACCGGCAGCTGATTGAGATGGGGGTAGACAGCCTTATTACCGACTACCCCGATCGGATTACCGCGTTGCTGAAAGACCTTCGTCCGGCGGCGGCGGATTAA
- a CDS encoding glycine--tRNA ligase: MEDHAISMEKIVSLCKRRGFVFQSSEIYGGQNGAWDYGPLGIELKNNIARAWWKEMTQLHNSIVGIDAAILMHPRVWEASGHVENFTDPLVDCKKCKARFRADQIDQNKLAKKECPDCGGELTDVRKFNLMFKTHIGPTDDNSNLIYLRPETAQGIYVNYKNVAQSNRMKIPFGIAQIGKAFRNEIVTKNFIFRTCEFEQMEMQFFVKPGTDDEWFNYWREQRWAFYKKHGVRMDKLRWHQHGSDELAHYAKDAYDIEYEFPMGFKELEGVHNRTNFDLTRHTEYSGKDMQYIDQDNGNERYIPYIIETSAGLTRNLLMFLCDAYEEQKVADKGNDDDWRTVLHFHPVIAPITVAVLPLMKKDGLAELAQEIQAELREDFRTDYDQSGAIGKRYRRQDEAGTPFCVTVDYDSKEDGTVTLRFRDSMEQVRIPRAELANRIRTEIKNYTRA, encoded by the coding sequence ATGGAAGATCACGCAATTTCAATGGAAAAAATTGTCAGCCTGTGCAAAAGGCGCGGTTTTGTGTTTCAGTCTTCTGAAATTTACGGAGGGCAGAACGGGGCATGGGATTACGGCCCGCTCGGGATTGAATTAAAAAACAATATCGCCCGCGCATGGTGGAAGGAAATGACCCAGCTGCACAACTCAATCGTCGGTATCGATGCAGCCATTTTGATGCACCCGCGCGTGTGGGAGGCTTCCGGTCATGTGGAAAACTTTACCGATCCGTTGGTTGACTGTAAGAAGTGTAAAGCACGTTTCCGTGCCGACCAGATTGATCAAAACAAGTTAGCCAAAAAAGAATGCCCCGACTGCGGCGGCGAGCTTACTGATGTACGGAAGTTTAACCTGATGTTTAAAACCCATATCGGGCCGACGGACGATAACAGCAACCTCATCTACTTACGTCCCGAAACCGCACAGGGTATCTACGTGAACTATAAAAACGTTGCCCAGTCCAACCGCATGAAAATCCCCTTCGGTATTGCGCAGATCGGAAAGGCATTCCGCAATGAAATTGTAACAAAGAACTTTATCTTCCGTACCTGCGAATTCGAACAGATGGAAATGCAGTTTTTTGTAAAGCCCGGTACCGATGACGAGTGGTTCAACTACTGGCGTGAACAGCGGTGGGCGTTCTACAAAAAGCACGGTGTCCGCATGGATAAACTGCGTTGGCACCAGCATGGGTCGGATGAACTTGCTCACTATGCAAAAGACGCTTACGATATTGAATACGAATTCCCGATGGGCTTTAAAGAGCTTGAAGGCGTACACAACCGCACGAATTTTGACCTAACCCGCCATACCGAATATTCCGGTAAGGATATGCAGTATATCGATCAAGATAACGGCAACGAGCGGTATATTCCGTATATCATCGAAACCTCCGCCGGTTTAACCCGCAACCTTTTGATGTTCCTCTGCGATGCATACGAAGAGCAAAAAGTTGCCGACAAAGGCAATGATGATGATTGGCGAACCGTGCTGCATTTCCATCCTGTTATTGCGCCGATTACCGTAGCGGTGCTACCTTTGATGAAGAAAGACGGACTTGCGGAACTGGCACAGGAAATTCAAGCGGAATTACGTGAAGACTTCCGTACCGACTACGACCAATCCGGCGCAATCGGTAAACGGTATCGCCGTCAGGATGAAGCGGGAACTCCGTTCTGTGTTACCGTCGATTATGACAGCAAAGAAGATGGAACCGTAACTTTACGATTCCGCGATTCTATGGAGCAGGTACGCATCCCCCGTGCAGAACTTGCAAACCGAATCAGAACAGAAATAAAAAATTATACCAGAGCATAA
- a CDS encoding CDP-alcohol phosphatidyltransferase family protein, producing MSEYLYSANDESLLTPVLYKCFVNPLVKILPYRLPANFITLISFSFIIGAFCIAAHGYYVGKYDYWGLIPLLTLAYLIGDCADGKQARKTGTGSPLGEYFDHFLDCFVTGLLMGILMISFKVTKPAIITMGFFNLYAGQIGSFWERYKRRVMCFGKLGSNEGIVAIGLTSWLMSIPSIHTAADTVLIFNITGGEALIITIMTGTAVTAIHAIIRSHAISPRLIAHLILSFAVTYTAAYLFGKNNMVYITGAVSFYNVFFLASLLAATNLDSRECLPDIIIPLSFVLFYLIPNYTSLIQYAQIAYLVVRVGIKFISFVRINRQYWYWINPPPPDEGLSATR from the coding sequence ATGTCCGAATATTTATATAGTGCGAATGATGAATCTCTATTAACACCGGTATTGTACAAATGCTTTGTTAATCCCCTTGTAAAGATATTGCCATACCGTTTACCGGCGAATTTTATCACATTAATTTCTTTTAGTTTTATTATTGGAGCCTTTTGTATTGCAGCGCATGGGTATTATGTCGGAAAATACGATTATTGGGGTCTTATTCCCTTACTTACTCTAGCATATCTGATTGGTGATTGTGCCGATGGGAAGCAAGCTCGAAAAACGGGGACAGGCTCGCCACTCGGCGAATACTTTGACCATTTTTTGGACTGTTTTGTGACCGGCCTTTTAATGGGTATCCTGATGATATCTTTCAAAGTAACAAAGCCCGCTATTATCACAATGGGTTTTTTCAATCTATATGCAGGGCAAATCGGAAGTTTTTGGGAACGCTATAAGCGACGGGTGATGTGCTTTGGGAAACTCGGATCCAACGAAGGAATCGTTGCTATCGGTTTGACATCATGGCTCATGTCAATACCGTCAATTCACACGGCAGCAGACACGGTTCTTATCTTCAATATAACAGGCGGAGAGGCGCTGATCATTACTATTATGACAGGGACTGCGGTTACCGCAATTCATGCAATTATCCGATCGCACGCAATTTCACCTCGGCTCATTGCACATTTAATACTATCGTTTGCCGTTACCTACACCGCTGCCTATCTCTTTGGAAAGAATAATATGGTGTATATAACGGGTGCAGTAAGTTTCTACAACGTATTCTTTCTTGCTTCGCTTTTGGCAGCAACAAACCTTGATAGCCGCGAATGCCTGCCGGATATCATCATTCCTCTTTCATTCGTATTATTCTATTTGATTCCGAATTACACTTCACTTATTCAATATGCGCAAATCGCATATTTGGTAGTGCGGGTTGGCATAAAATTTATCTCGTTTGTCAGAATAAACCGGCAGTATTGGTATTGGATTAATCCGCCGCCGCCGGACGAAGGTCTTTCAGCAACGCGGTAA